The following nucleotide sequence is from Desulfatiglans sp..
AAAAAGTACAACCCGGAAACAGACTTCAGCCGTCTTGCATCCCGGCAAAAGCTGATAGTGCCGGTTGTATCAAAGATAGGGAATGGAACCGGCATTAACTAATAATTGATTTTAAACCTGAAGTTGAAGTTCCGGTCTTCATTGCTTGAGACTGATGATGGATACTGCATAAATCCCTGGAAGCTGTCACTGAAGTTGCTGCCGCTAATAGAGAAGGACATATTGTCTGTGAGTTTCTGCTGATAGGTCAATGAAAGACCTACAGTGTTGTCAAATGCCTCCACTTCATGGCCTGGAAACGAGTATTTCTGAAGAGGCATGTGCAACCCGCCTGTCATAGACCATTTGTCCGATGAAGAGAAGAGCCTGTAGTTCAGGTCAAGGGCCACCCTTGGAAGGTTATACCTCTCTATCTCAGAACTGTAGTCAAAATATGAGAGAGATGGGATAATGGACATATTGTCGTTCACATCAAAACGCCCTGAAATCTTAAGCCCCTGGGTATATTCAGGCCTGATCTCGTCCCTTATGCCCTTATAATCCATGTAATATGCGCCATCAGGCATATCCCTGTCATATAAAAAGGCGCTTCTAAAATAGCTGAAACTGGTCAGGCTGGAATGAGATTCCCTGGTAAACCCGAACTCCATAGTATTATATATATTAATGATATCGCTGTATTCTGTGTAACCATCCAGACCTGATCCTGAAAGGTTATGAAGCCTCTCATTATTCATGAACGAAAGATTTACATCTTCTGAGTTGATAACCCATTCCATACCTATGAAGAAATCACCCGGACTATATTTATCTCTATCAGATAGGCGTTTTGAGCTGACCACCTTTGTGCGCCAGTACGAGGTATTCAATGAAGATATTGCAATGCCGGTGCTCCTGCCTGCATGAATGAATTCACCATTGGACAGGTATATACCTACATGGTTGATCCGCTTTTTTTTGCCACTCATTGAAAAAAAGATAAGATCGCCAGTGCGAAGGGCATCCAGAGAAACCGGGGAAAATTCGGGCAATGAAGACTGCTGTGATGACTGGTGCGGCAGATCAATGCTGAAGTATTTACTGTAGATCTCTTTTACAAAACCGGAGCAGTCAAAACCCTTTATTGTTGCTCCGCCGTATTTGTATTGTATACCAAGGTAACTCTTCATCAGCTCCTGAAGATCTTCGTCAGAAAAGGAGTTCAGCCATGATATCTGTTCATTAACCTGTTGTGTTGCAGCCGCTTTTGCCTCGATAAATGGAGAAAAGAAAAGAAGTATCAGGCCTGAAAAAAAAAGTCCCCGAAACGCCTTTTGAGATATATGAGAAAGAAGCCTGTTCATAAAATCAACTATTTCCCGGTACCGCCTGTGTATTAAGTCTTAATGAGTAAGTGAAAAAGCTACTGTCTGTATTTGCCTAATGCAATAATCCTGCCCGGATGATCGCACTTTATGAAACAGATGGTGCAATATATTAGGAAGAGACCTTTCTGTCAAGATTTTTCAGGCAGGGATAATCCATGAATAACATATTGAATTATCTAGAAATATTGATTATAAATCACCTTAAAAAATTGATTTAAAAGTTGCATGAATAATATTTGCTTTTCTGTGCCTCTCTGTTTTATATTCCTTTGAAATACACCACCTCAATCAACCTTTTTTATACCAAGGAGTTATCTTATGTCGAAAAAAATAGACTCTGACAGAAAAGAAGCGCCGGAACAGAAGAAATTCACAAGACGGGATTTCCTTGCCATCAGCGGGACTGTTGTGGCCGCTGATGTCCTGCTCGCAGCAACCCCGGTGGGAATGACGGCAACTGCTGCTGAAAAAGAGGCGGCCTCCTACCCGGAATCAAAGGCCTACCTGGTCTATGACAGCAAGAAATGCATGGGCTGCACCACATGCATGCTGGCCTGTTCATTGACCCATTACGGGGTTCAGAACCTCTCTTTGTCACGCATCCAGATAATCCAGGATTCATTTGGCAAATTCCCGGACGATATAAAGATTGCGGTATGCCGCCAGTGCGTAACACCTCCCTGTGTTATAAACTGCCCTGTTGGCGCAGCATACATAGACACGGAAAACGGCAATGTGAGGAGGATCAATGAGGAGGAGTGCATAGGCTGCAAGACCTGCCTTGAGATGTGTCCGCAGCAGCCGCACAGGACTGTATGGAATCATATCGCTGAAAAGTCCTCAAAGTGTGACCTCTGTATTGACATCCCCTTTTGGAATGAAAAAGGGGGGCCAAATGGCAAGCAGGCATGTGTATCAGCATGCCCCATGCAGGCTTTAAAGGTTGTTTATGAGACCCCTGATCAGAAGGAGACAGAGGGGTATAATGTGAACCTGCGCAATGATAACTACCTGAACCTGGGGCTTGTGGATGACAGCAGGATCGTGCCACCCATGATGAAGAATGCAAAGCCAAAGCCCTTCTTCAGCAAACCCAAACCTGAATCAAAGGAATAGGAGGTAAGATATGAAAGGCGGATATACAGGTAAAATAGCAAGGGTAAACCTGACCGATAAAACGGTCAGCACACTTTCGACAGAAAAATATCTGGCATTTGGGGGCGGCCATGGAATAGGATCGGCAATATTCTTTGATCTTGTAGGTGATCAGTTGCCATTTGATGCATTTGATCCAAGAAATCTGATCATGATGATAACATCACCCTTTTCAGGCACCTTTATGCCTGGCTCAGGAAGGTGTGACGTACAGGGGCTAAGCCCAATGCTTTATCCGATAGAATGGTTCGGGCACAGCAACTTTGGAGGCCGCTTTACGGCCCAGTTGAAATTTGCCGGATGGGACGGTGTTGTTGTTGAAGGAGCGGCAGATAAACCCTGCTGGATAAATATTATTAATGACAAGGTGGTCATTGAGGATGCCAATGGAATATGGGGCATGGATACATGGGACACCCAACAGGAGATTGCAAGAAGGGTAATGCCCTCTCTCAGGCATGGCGAATGGGCTGAGGTAAGTGATGATGATTACTCTACTCAGGTGCCGGCCGTGGTGTGCTGCGGCCCCGCTGGCGAAAATAAAAGCCGTCTTGGCTGCCTGCTTCAGGGACCAGGTTCACAGGCTGCATTGTGCGGTTTCGGAGGGGTATTCGGTTCAAAGAATCTCAAGGCCATTAGCGCCATAGGAACGGGGAGTGTGCCCATTGCCGATCCCAAGGCATTTATGGATACGCGTCTGTGGTTTAACAAATTTCAGTGGAATGTAGACAACCCTCGTGAGGGCAACCGGTTTCTTTCCGGAATGTACAGGGTGTCGGCAGGCGCTCCCAGCGGCGCGAACACCACCAACGGACAGGTTCCTCTTGTTCCTGCCAGGGCTGCCGCCTGCGCTTCGTGCCCGCGGGGCTGCCGCATGCGAACTGCAAGTTCTGACAGCAATGAATCCGTTTGCGGCGGGACAATGACCTTCGGAAGTTTAGGGGCCGGCGGAGATCAGAAGAAGACGCGCAGAAACAATGACCTGATGCAAAAATATGGTTTCGGTCACTGGCAGCTTATACCGACAAAAAACTACCTTAAGAATCTTTATGACAGGGGTCTGGTGGGAAAAGGCAAAATGATCGAATGCGATCTCCCTCTCGATCAGTGGGACTCAGAAAGTTTCCCTGACATGCTTATGGAGGCAATGGCATCGCGCAAAGGAATAGGCAACGATCTTGCAGAAGGCGCCGCGAGATTCGCCAAAAAATACGGGCTGCTTGAGGAAGACCTTCATAAGGGCGTGCTTCCTCTGACTTACTGGGGCACTTCCGACCACTACGATGCCAGGATCGAGGTGGAATGGGGGTATGGATCCCTTTTGGGAGAACGCGATCTTATGCTGCACATGATGTCCGATTATCCCCTGCACTGGATGGCGTGGACGGGTGATCCCTTTCTGACAGCCGAGCAGGCAGCCAGGCTTTATACCGATGCCATGGCGCCTTACAACGGAGACATATTCATGGCGGATTACAGTGAAGAAAGGATGTACTCCGAGAGCAAGGTCAAATCGGTTGCATGGGTTAAGCATTATGAAAAATTCTGGATCGGGGCGGGCGGTTTCTGCGGCTGGCGATGGCCCATGTGCATTACCTGCACCACTGAAGACAGGAGAGGCCCCACGCCGGAAGCGGAGCCAAGATTCTGGAACGCGGTAACGGGCCAGAACCTCTCATTTGCAGATGGGATGGAGATCGGACATAAAATCTATACCCTTGACAGGGCCATCTGGGTGCTGCAGGGCAGACACAGGGACATGGAGGTATTCCCCGATTACATATATGACCAGCCTTCAAGGGGAAGTGACATGCCCATGTACATAAATGGAGAATGGAACTATAATAGTGGCGCCGGTAGAAAGATTGACAGGAAAAAGTTTGAAGAGTGGAAGACAAAGTTCTACAAGTTCGAAGGTTATAACCCTGAAAACGGCTACCCGACACGCAAAACCCTTGAAGGCATGGGGCTAAAAAATGTTGCAGAGCTGTTAAAGAAGAGGGGCAAGCTGGGGTAAACGATTTAAATTTTTTAATTCAGATTTGACTATAGGCGGGGGGAACCTCTCCCCACCTATAGTTATTAACTGATGTTGAGAAGAGTGTCTTATAGTTATTCTTCAATTGTTTTTCTAATATCGAGCCATTGCTAAAGGATATTAAGTATAGTTTCCTTATCATTAACATATCTTTTAAAAACCAATATTCCAAAAATGAGGATAGCCCAATCCCATTTATGTAATACCTGGCAATGTTATTATTTCCATCAGCCTCTTCCTGCAGGTTTAATATTGTTTTTTAATTCTTTCAATTTCTTCCTTTACTGTATCGGAAAGGTTTAATGTTTTTTCATCCAGACGTTGTAAGCCACCTGAATACGAATAAGGGCAAGATGGGTCTATAGATCTTTGGATGTTTAATTTTTTAAGACTTGCGGGCACAAGCTCTTTTGCAGCACGTTCCACCAAACGTCTTCTGGACTGGTTTTCCCCTGTGAGTTTTGCTCTCATTTTAGCATATGATAAGATGCTTACAGGAGAGTCTTTGTGTCCGCCATACAGGCTAAATACAAAATTGGTTTCTCCTGAATAAATATCCAGTTCTGTGATTCCCACTACCATTGTATATGGATCTTTTGAAAAATAAGGAGAAATTGATAATGAAAGCCAACTCATAATAGGGTCTGCTTCCCATTGGTAACCTTCCTCATCCATTTTATTGAAAATTTGATTTATGGAGGTTACAGCCTGGGGGCCTTCCTCTTTTGCTTTTTTCATTATTTCCTCTTTTAGTTTTGATAACGACCAGTCATTAAAATCAGATTTTGTTTTCCATATATTTGAGGCAATTTTTTCCAGATAGGGTCTATAGGTAGACCTCGATGATTCAGGCGGAGTCCAATTGACAGGCAACCTTCTTATAACAACAGGAATTGATGTGATCTTCTCGTATGTAATAGCTATTTCATCAAGAAACCAAGGATTGCACGGTTCTAAGGGGATGAGTATAACCTTTAGCCCTTTTTCATTCTGATTTAAGACCTGGTATGAGGAGATTGTAGGAATGTCTTTGTTTAATATTTTAGCAGAAGCATTCAGGAGTTTTTCTTCCTCTGCATCTCTTTCGACTATTTTGGCACACTGAATTGCCTCCTCACTATTTTTTATTATCGAGGAATATTCTATTTGAGCATCATAATTTGATGGGCTGGTCTGTAATAAATTTCTGTATACATCTATAACCCTTGGATCATTTTTGCTTGCAAGCAATTTGGCAAATTCATGAATAGGTCCTCCCCATCTTCCCATAACAACATTACCATATTTTAAAGCCACCTTATATTGATGTTCTCTGGCTGCTGATGTAATAGCGGTAATATAACTATCAATATTTGTCGCAAATGTATTGGGTACTTTGTATTTCCAAAAATATGCTCCTTCAGGAGTACCATATAACAGATTTACCGAATGATCGGATTGTGTGTCACTGATAAGGATAACAGCAAAAAACTCTTTCAGGGTGAGTATATTTCCCCCGACTTCTTTAATGCTTTTATCAATCTCTTCGGCGATTCCCTGATATACAGACTGTATTGTATTGGGTGTAGCGTCAAGATATTTTAAAGTGATTTCATGTTTGGGTAGATTTTCCCATTGAAGCAGAAAGAAATTCTCATCTTTTATATTTTTATGTAATTTCCATTCGCCTATTTTATTAGGGAAAAAAATTTCCTCTTCCACAAAACCAAAAAACTTGGGCAGATCTTCTGCATTAGTAACATATGGTAAAAATATTAAAGACATGAAGATTATTATTTGGATTGTTTTTGTCATTCCAGGTTCCTTTTTTTAATAGAGACATTATCAAGATTTAATGGTTAGTCACCTGGTCGTAATGATAATGGTGACTTTTCATTTTTTCTAAAGGTTGCGGTTGTTCTAATAATTTCATTTTTAATCATTATCGTTAAAATAATCGTAGCCTAGAACCATTTTCAAATAGGTGATGCGGCAACAACTCCAGTGTCACTATGTCCTGCTACTGCGGACAACAGCCTATTTTTCTGATTATTTAAGCCTCAAAAATAGTTAAAAAACCTCGAACGATAATTACTCTATCAACTGAAAGACAAAACAATTCCTAATAACACCACGCAACCGATTGGCCATATAACCGATGCAATAATAAGGATAACTGCTTGCTGCCGTAACTTCCAAAGGTCATTATGTTGTCGAAGTAAGGCTATGGACTCCTTACGAAAAAGAAACGTAAAGTTCTTTGGCTCCCATATGTGGGAGGTGTGACATATCGTTTAGCCTCATCTGGACACTTCTTCAAGAAATGATTACGCACACAATTG
It contains:
- a CDS encoding 4Fe-4S dicluster domain-containing protein, translating into MSKKIDSDRKEAPEQKKFTRRDFLAISGTVVAADVLLAATPVGMTATAAEKEAASYPESKAYLVYDSKKCMGCTTCMLACSLTHYGVQNLSLSRIQIIQDSFGKFPDDIKIAVCRQCVTPPCVINCPVGAAYIDTENGNVRRINEEECIGCKTCLEMCPQQPHRTVWNHIAEKSSKCDLCIDIPFWNEKGGPNGKQACVSACPMQALKVVYETPDQKETEGYNVNLRNDNYLNLGLVDDSRIVPPMMKNAKPKPFFSKPKPESKE
- a CDS encoding aldehyde:ferredoxin oxidoreductase, which gives rise to MKGGYTGKIARVNLTDKTVSTLSTEKYLAFGGGHGIGSAIFFDLVGDQLPFDAFDPRNLIMMITSPFSGTFMPGSGRCDVQGLSPMLYPIEWFGHSNFGGRFTAQLKFAGWDGVVVEGAADKPCWINIINDKVVIEDANGIWGMDTWDTQQEIARRVMPSLRHGEWAEVSDDDYSTQVPAVVCCGPAGENKSRLGCLLQGPGSQAALCGFGGVFGSKNLKAISAIGTGSVPIADPKAFMDTRLWFNKFQWNVDNPREGNRFLSGMYRVSAGAPSGANTTNGQVPLVPARAAACASCPRGCRMRTASSDSNESVCGGTMTFGSLGAGGDQKKTRRNNDLMQKYGFGHWQLIPTKNYLKNLYDRGLVGKGKMIECDLPLDQWDSESFPDMLMEAMASRKGIGNDLAEGAARFAKKYGLLEEDLHKGVLPLTYWGTSDHYDARIEVEWGYGSLLGERDLMLHMMSDYPLHWMAWTGDPFLTAEQAARLYTDAMAPYNGDIFMADYSEERMYSESKVKSVAWVKHYEKFWIGAGGFCGWRWPMCITCTTEDRRGPTPEAEPRFWNAVTGQNLSFADGMEIGHKIYTLDRAIWVLQGRHRDMEVFPDYIYDQPSRGSDMPMYINGEWNYNSGAGRKIDRKKFEEWKTKFYKFEGYNPENGYPTRKTLEGMGLKNVAELLKKRGKLG